One genomic segment of Flagellimonas marinaquae includes these proteins:
- a CDS encoding thioredoxin domain-containing protein, with the protein MTHKHTNALINETSPYLLQHAHNPVNWEAWHPDVLEKAKEEDKLLIISIGYAACHWCHVMEKECFEDESVAKVMNKDFINIKIDREERPDVDQIYMDAIQMISGQGGWPLNIVALPDGRPFWGATYVPKDNWIKSLEQLAELYKKDKPRIEQYATDLTNGLQAINLVEYSTDNEHYTLEQLDVAVQNWSQYFDTFLGGHKRAPKFMMPNNWDFLLHYATSTNKSDIMDFVDTTLTRMAYGGIYDHVGGGFSRYAVDTKWHVPHFEKMLYDNGQLTSLYAKAYAVTKNELYKNVVAETITFAKEELLDSNGGFYSSLDADSLGKNNTLKEGAYYVWTADELSNLLGDHFEVFQTYFNINSYGYWEEDNYVLIRDKNDEEIAQKFNIPVDSLRKQIKNNLRLLKTEREKRPKPRLDDKILTSWNGLMLKGLVDAHRYLDENEYLQLAIKNALFIEREMIKADGSMYRNHKQGKSTINAFLDDYATVIDAFLSLYEVTFDEKWLNLSKNLLDYSIAHFMEKESNMFFYTSDKDLSLIRRTIEIDDNVISSSNSMMAINLFKFHKLYPEEDYGTIAKQMLKNVQKDFDRRAQGFSHWLHLVLFLNQSFYEVAILGNDHKTMAQEIAKVYIPNSILVGSQQDGTISLLKNRAVPGKTLAYVCIEGACKLPVSSSDDVLEQFETMQH; encoded by the coding sequence GTGACGCACAAACATACCAATGCCCTGATAAACGAAACAAGTCCCTACCTTTTGCAACATGCGCACAACCCGGTAAATTGGGAGGCTTGGCACCCCGATGTACTGGAAAAGGCAAAAGAAGAAGACAAACTACTTATTATCAGCATTGGTTACGCCGCTTGCCATTGGTGCCATGTAATGGAAAAAGAATGTTTTGAGGACGAGTCAGTGGCAAAGGTTATGAACAAGGACTTCATCAACATAAAAATAGACCGTGAAGAACGCCCGGACGTGGATCAAATATACATGGATGCCATTCAAATGATTTCCGGTCAAGGCGGTTGGCCTTTAAATATTGTAGCCCTACCAGATGGGCGACCATTTTGGGGCGCCACCTATGTCCCCAAGGACAATTGGATAAAATCTTTGGAGCAACTTGCCGAACTATACAAAAAAGACAAACCACGGATCGAACAATATGCCACGGACCTTACCAATGGCCTGCAAGCCATAAATCTCGTGGAATACAGCACGGACAATGAACACTATACCTTAGAGCAATTGGATGTGGCCGTGCAAAACTGGTCCCAATATTTTGATACTTTTTTGGGCGGACATAAACGGGCCCCAAAGTTTATGATGCCCAACAATTGGGATTTTCTGCTTCATTATGCCACATCGACCAACAAATCGGATATCATGGATTTTGTGGACACCACATTGACCCGAATGGCCTACGGTGGAATTTATGATCATGTGGGCGGTGGTTTTTCCAGATATGCCGTGGACACTAAATGGCATGTACCCCATTTTGAAAAAATGTTGTACGATAATGGGCAATTGACAAGTCTTTATGCAAAAGCCTACGCCGTTACCAAAAATGAATTGTATAAAAATGTGGTTGCGGAGACCATCACTTTTGCCAAAGAAGAACTCCTGGACAGCAATGGCGGCTTCTATTCCTCCTTGGACGCCGACAGCTTGGGCAAAAACAACACCTTGAAAGAAGGTGCTTATTATGTTTGGACAGCGGACGAGCTTTCGAATTTATTGGGCGACCATTTTGAGGTGTTCCAAACCTATTTCAATATTAATTCTTATGGATATTGGGAAGAAGATAATTATGTGCTCATTAGGGATAAAAATGATGAGGAAATAGCGCAGAAGTTCAACATTCCGGTAGATAGCCTGAGAAAACAGATCAAAAACAACCTACGATTGCTAAAAACCGAAAGGGAGAAACGCCCAAAACCCAGGTTGGACGACAAGATACTGACCTCGTGGAACGGGCTTATGCTAAAAGGATTGGTAGACGCCCATCGCTATTTGGACGAAAACGAGTACCTGCAATTAGCAATAAAAAATGCCCTATTTATTGAACGGGAAATGATTAAGGCAGATGGTTCCATGTACAGAAACCATAAACAGGGAAAAAGTACCATTAATGCCTTTTTGGATGATTATGCCACGGTGATCGATGCATTCTTATCGCTCTACGAGGTAACTTTTGATGAAAAGTGGCTCAACTTGTCCAAAAATCTGCTCGATTACAGCATTGCACATTTTATGGAGAAAGAATCGAATATGTTCTTTTACACTTCGGACAAGGACCTATCCCTGATCAGAAGAACCATTGAAATCGATGATAATGTAATATCCTCTTCCAATTCGATGATGGCGATCAACCTGTTCAAATTCCATAAACTGTACCCGGAGGAGGATTATGGCACAATTGCCAAACAGATGCTTAAAAATGTACAAAAGGACTTCGACCGGAGGGCTCAAGGCTTTTCGCATTGGCTTCATTTGGTCCTGTTTCTTAACCAAAGTTTTTATGAGGTCGCCATTTTGGGGAACGACCACAAAACCATGGCACAAGAAATTGCCAAAGTCTACATTCCCAACAGCATATTGGTCGGGTCGCAACAAGATGGAACCATTTCCCTATTAAAAAACCGGGCAGTACCCGGAAAAACACTCGCCTATGTCTGCATTGAAGGCGCATGTAAGTTACCGGTTTCCAGCTCGGATGATGTTCTGGAACAGTTCGAGACCATGCAACATTAA
- a CDS encoding dodecin family protein, with translation MAVLKVIEVLANSSKSWEDAAHNALEQASKSVKNIRSIYINEQSATVKDGKIDDYRVNVKITFEVK, from the coding sequence ATGGCAGTATTAAAAGTAATCGAAGTATTGGCCAATTCCAGCAAAAGTTGGGAAGACGCCGCTCACAACGCATTGGAGCAAGCCTCCAAATCCGTGAAAAATATCCGGTCCATCTACATCAACGAACAAAGCGCGACGGTAAAAGATGGAAAGATAGATGACTATCGGGTAAATGTAAAAATTACCTTCGAAGTAAAGTAA
- a CDS encoding NifU family protein: MKEYNITVVPTNNPKIIKMEANHFLVKGNYEYKNIDEAKSSPLAQQLFYLPFVKTVYIASNFVAMERFDIVEWDDVKDEVAQQLVEYLNAGEPIVNEDEVKKKQPITVYAEVTPNPAVMKFVSNKRIVPSTYEFKNIDEAKDSPLAMELFHLPFVKEVFMDENYVSVTKYDVADWEEINMQLREFIRDYLADGKDVVTAEAIQKTKETVENTATQNHYDDTSQQIIDILEEYVKPAVASDGGNILFQSYEEETGTVSVILQGACSGCPSSTFTLKNGIETMLKNMMGEKISEVVALNG, translated from the coding sequence ATGAAAGAATATAACATTACTGTTGTTCCCACCAACAATCCCAAGATAATTAAAATGGAAGCGAACCATTTTTTGGTGAAGGGCAATTACGAATATAAAAACATTGATGAAGCCAAAAGTTCTCCTTTGGCACAACAACTTTTCTACCTTCCATTTGTTAAAACCGTTTACATAGCCAGCAATTTTGTTGCCATGGAACGTTTTGATATTGTGGAATGGGACGACGTAAAGGATGAGGTGGCCCAACAATTGGTGGAATACCTCAACGCCGGAGAACCCATAGTGAACGAGGACGAAGTAAAAAAGAAACAGCCCATTACCGTTTATGCCGAGGTTACCCCCAACCCTGCGGTGATGAAATTTGTTTCCAATAAACGAATCGTACCCAGCACATACGAGTTCAAGAATATTGATGAAGCCAAAGATTCCCCATTGGCCATGGAACTTTTCCACCTACCATTTGTAAAAGAAGTGTTCATGGACGAGAACTATGTTTCCGTTACCAAATACGACGTTGCCGATTGGGAGGAGATCAATATGCAGCTACGCGAGTTTATCAGGGATTATTTGGCAGATGGGAAAGACGTAGTAACAGCGGAAGCAATTCAAAAAACCAAAGAAACGGTCGAAAATACCGCAACACAGAACCATTACGATGATACCTCACAGCAGATCATAGATATTTTAGAAGAATATGTGAAACCTGCCGTTGCGAGCGACGGCGGTAATATTCTCTTTCAATCGTACGAGGAAGAGACCGGTACCGTAAGCGTTATTCTGCAAGGAGCTTGCAGCGGATGTCCATCATCCACATTTACCCTAAAAAACGGTATCGAGACCATGCTAAAAAATATGATGGGCGAAAAAATAAGCGAAGTAGTGGCCCTTAACGGATAA
- a CDS encoding type IX secretion system membrane protein PorP/SprF: MRRILTSIIVALLFGSAAKAQEGIPVYFDYLADNYYLVYPSMAGIAEGTKIRLTARKQWFNVDEAPSLQTLNINSRIGERSGIGGILFNDSNGYHSQTGFKGTYAHHLQLGGDFRTLNQLSFGLSAGVILSSLDESEFRSVIPDPIVTGVKNTTSYFNVDLGVSYNLLEFYAHAAVLNLLGSGRDLYTAAEFDNLRRYLFSVGYVFGRNTRVEPSVLFQMTDFTKEKTVDFNAKVYRDVSFGTVWAGLSYRRSFDGAQFQTNGQFGEQRLQLFTPIVGVNVNRFMFSYNYSYQSGDIRFDNGGFHQITLGYDFGQSDQGKRYDCYCPAANN; the protein is encoded by the coding sequence ATGAGACGTATCTTAACCTCGATCATCGTTGCCCTGTTATTTGGGTCCGCAGCCAAGGCACAGGAAGGAATTCCGGTGTATTTTGATTACTTGGCGGATAATTATTATTTGGTATACCCGTCCATGGCAGGGATTGCAGAGGGCACTAAAATTCGGTTGACAGCAAGAAAACAGTGGTTCAATGTGGACGAAGCTCCTAGCTTACAAACCTTGAACATCAACTCCAGAATAGGCGAACGCAGCGGAATCGGGGGTATACTCTTCAACGATTCCAACGGTTACCATTCACAAACAGGATTTAAGGGTACCTATGCCCACCACTTACAATTGGGAGGTGATTTTAGAACTTTAAACCAATTGTCCTTTGGATTGAGTGCCGGTGTTATTTTGAGTAGTTTGGACGAAAGTGAGTTTAGGTCCGTAATTCCAGACCCCATTGTAACCGGGGTTAAGAATACCACTAGCTATTTTAACGTGGATTTGGGCGTTTCCTATAATTTATTGGAGTTTTATGCCCATGCAGCCGTCCTTAACCTTTTGGGAAGCGGGCGAGACCTGTACACGGCCGCGGAGTTCGATAATTTACGCCGTTATTTGTTTTCTGTAGGGTATGTTTTTGGAAGAAACACAAGGGTAGAGCCCTCTGTTTTGTTTCAGATGACAGATTTTACTAAAGAGAAGACCGTGGATTTCAACGCCAAAGTATATAGGGATGTTAGCTTTGGAACCGTATGGGCGGGATTGTCCTATCGTCGTAGTTTTGATGGGGCCCAATTCCAGACCAATGGTCAGTTCGGCGAACAACGGTTACAGTTGTTTACCCCGATCGTGGGAGTAAATGTGAACAGGTTTATGTTCTCCTATAATTATTCGTACCAATCGGGAGATATCCGTTTTGATAATGGTGGATTTCATCAGATTACATTGGGGTACGATTTTGGGCAAAGTGATCAGGGCAAACGCTACGATTGTTATTGTCCGGCCGCCAACAATTAA
- a CDS encoding vWA domain-containing protein — protein MKHIKHLFATAILIGATGTSYGCNLKAHSNEKITLYTEFTEGKPSEQFVKIALLLDTSNSMDGLINQAKAQLWDIVNEFTHAKCGTDLRPSLQIALYEYGNDNLSSHEGYIRQVLGFSKDLDEISEKLFSLTTNGGEEYCGEVIHTSLKQLDWGKNADDLKMIFIAGNEPFTQGKLDYKDAALNAKEKDIIVNTIFCGNYEQGISSMWKNGATLTGGEYMAIDHNRQVVHIETPYDDIIIKLNSKLNSTYVSYGTMGRQKKELQSVQDANAAELEEVVVVKRAVSKSSRLYQNSSWDLVDAAEEDATVLTQIKEKDLPKELQGKSESEIKNFVKEKKQEREKIQKQIQELNAKREAYIAKNQKNEKGELENAMLSAIKAQASKKNFTWNN, from the coding sequence ATGAAACATATTAAACACCTTTTTGCAACAGCGATATTGATAGGGGCAACTGGAACCAGCTACGGTTGCAACCTTAAAGCGCACAGCAACGAAAAAATCACTTTATATACCGAGTTTACCGAGGGAAAGCCTTCCGAACAATTTGTAAAAATTGCCCTGCTTTTGGACACCAGCAATAGTATGGATGGATTGATCAATCAGGCTAAAGCCCAACTGTGGGATATTGTAAACGAATTTACCCATGCCAAATGTGGTACAGATCTTAGGCCATCGCTACAAATAGCCCTATATGAGTATGGGAACGACAACCTATCGTCCCACGAAGGATACATACGACAGGTACTAGGGTTTAGCAAGGATCTTGATGAGATTTCGGAAAAACTGTTTTCCCTGACCACTAATGGAGGTGAGGAATATTGTGGAGAGGTTATCCACACATCCTTAAAACAATTGGATTGGGGCAAAAATGCCGATGATCTAAAAATGATATTCATTGCTGGAAACGAACCTTTTACCCAAGGAAAGTTGGATTATAAGGATGCGGCTTTAAATGCCAAGGAGAAGGACATTATAGTGAACACCATATTTTGTGGGAATTATGAGCAAGGGATTTCCTCCATGTGGAAGAATGGCGCCACATTGACCGGTGGTGAATATATGGCCATTGACCACAACAGGCAGGTCGTTCATATCGAGACCCCTTATGATGACATCATAATTAAACTGAACTCCAAGTTGAACAGCACTTATGTTTCTTATGGGACCATGGGCAGACAAAAGAAAGAGCTTCAGTCCGTGCAAGATGCCAATGCCGCAGAACTTGAAGAAGTCGTGGTTGTAAAACGAGCGGTAAGCAAAAGCTCCAGACTGTACCAAAATTCAAGTTGGGACCTGGTCGATGCAGCCGAGGAAGACGCCACCGTACTCACTCAAATCAAGGAAAAGGACTTACCCAAGGAACTTCAGGGAAAATCGGAAAGCGAGATAAAAAATTTCGTAAAGGAAAAGAAACAAGAAAGGGAAAAAATCCAAAAACAGATACAAGAACTCAACGCGAAACGCGAGGCCTATATCGCCAAAAACCAAAAGAACGAAAAAGGTGAACTGGAAAATGCCATGCTATCGGCCATAAAAGCACAAGCTTCGAAGAAAAACTTTACTTGGAACAATTAG
- a CDS encoding tetratricopeptide repeat-containing sensor histidine kinase — MVRKAYILLVLVMTTFVGMSQVGNNSVEFQLQGSVKGKENYEPISGVQVSTDKGAFTRTNALGEFKIRASVGDMLIIQGPELQTVRHIIKSEEDIDVLVEGYGSAIDTKSKKREVSGARKSLMEHQRFLDSANFYKKTDLEKSIDFVASSMELLGSAGNKRELSMSLRMLGEIYTYHGQYDLAITNFKDALAAQESNKTKILLGKTYVQNGNNAGAMEVLEPLVEVKNMVPYQRIELLEALGDANKASNNLKRAQDYYKEGLLIAKKNQISPKEIDLNSKIADVFASEDKLIEAEGFYQNSLDLSRQVAPERLIQESEKVADFYNQKNRFEDEIQLRKQNLSELEQMPRSSRATDKKGAVKDTITSQRINYKIANAYIAQDKLDEAIPYLEKSIVEANRDDDLVVQKDATRTLSEVYRNKGEYNKALESYQDYVAVVDSLYVRKEQEIASAAQFNREIANTQNRISSLEQERELNQSKYSLAVTEQQLYEETSKRQKWIIYSLIFGIALMALTAYLYYRSNKQQKLANNLLALKSLRTQMNPHFIFNALNSVNNYIAKSDERSANCFLSEFSVLMRSVLENSEEDFIPLAKELQLLQLYVKLEHSRFSDKFDYEINVDQHIDVDAFQIPPMLLQPYIENAIWHGLRYKEEKGMLKIVLRQLTKDMVEIRIEDNGIGRKKSAELKTTNQKKQKSKGMGNIQKRIQILNDMYKNRVEVSISDLNQDRTGTKVSLKLKKQ, encoded by the coding sequence ATGGTTCGAAAAGCATACATATTATTGGTTCTTGTAATGACCACCTTTGTTGGTATGTCCCAAGTTGGCAACAATAGCGTTGAGTTCCAGTTACAGGGGTCCGTGAAGGGCAAGGAGAATTACGAACCTATTTCCGGGGTACAGGTATCCACGGACAAGGGAGCGTTTACGCGGACCAATGCTTTGGGCGAGTTCAAAATAAGAGCGTCCGTTGGCGATATGTTGATCATACAAGGGCCGGAATTGCAAACGGTACGCCACATAATAAAGTCGGAAGAGGATATCGATGTATTGGTAGAGGGATATGGGAGTGCGATTGATACCAAAAGCAAGAAACGGGAAGTTTCCGGTGCAAGAAAAAGTTTAATGGAACATCAACGTTTTTTGGATTCTGCCAATTTTTACAAAAAAACCGACCTTGAGAAAAGTATCGATTTTGTAGCTAGTTCCATGGAGCTTTTGGGCAGTGCCGGCAATAAGCGTGAGCTTTCCATGTCCTTGCGCATGCTGGGAGAAATATACACCTACCACGGTCAATACGACCTGGCGATTACCAATTTTAAAGATGCTTTAGCGGCCCAGGAATCCAACAAGACCAAAATACTATTGGGCAAAACCTATGTACAGAACGGCAACAATGCCGGTGCCATGGAGGTGTTGGAACCATTGGTAGAGGTTAAGAACATGGTTCCCTATCAACGCATTGAGCTTTTAGAGGCTTTGGGGGACGCCAACAAGGCCAGCAACAATCTAAAAAGAGCCCAAGATTACTACAAGGAAGGACTGTTGATCGCAAAGAAGAACCAGATTTCTCCAAAGGAGATCGATTTAAATTCTAAAATTGCGGATGTATTTGCCAGTGAAGATAAGCTGATCGAAGCCGAAGGGTTTTATCAAAACTCCTTGGACCTTTCCAGGCAAGTGGCGCCGGAAAGATTGATCCAGGAGAGTGAAAAAGTGGCGGATTTTTACAATCAAAAGAACCGCTTCGAGGACGAGATACAGTTGCGAAAACAAAATCTGAGCGAGCTGGAGCAGATGCCCCGATCTAGTCGTGCCACGGATAAAAAAGGTGCGGTAAAGGACACGATCACCTCCCAACGCATCAACTACAAAATTGCAAACGCCTACATTGCCCAGGACAAACTGGACGAAGCCATTCCGTATTTGGAGAAAAGTATAGTGGAAGCCAACAGGGACGATGATTTGGTGGTGCAAAAAGATGCCACGCGAACCTTGTCCGAAGTGTATCGCAACAAGGGCGAGTACAACAAAGCTCTGGAATCGTATCAAGATTATGTGGCCGTGGTGGATAGCCTGTATGTTCGAAAGGAACAAGAAATAGCGAGTGCGGCACAGTTTAACAGGGAAATAGCCAATACCCAAAACCGTATTTCCAGTTTGGAACAGGAGCGGGAACTCAACCAGAGTAAATATAGCTTGGCCGTAACCGAACAGCAATTGTACGAGGAGACCAGCAAGCGCCAAAAATGGATCATTTACTCTTTGATTTTCGGTATTGCCCTTATGGCGCTCACCGCATATTTATATTACCGGAGCAACAAGCAACAAAAATTGGCCAATAATCTGCTGGCCTTAAAATCGTTGCGCACCCAAATGAACCCCCATTTTATTTTTAATGCGCTCAATTCCGTGAACAATTATATTGCCAAGAGCGATGAACGGAGTGCCAATTGTTTTCTAAGCGAGTTTTCCGTCCTTATGCGCAGTGTACTGGAAAATTCCGAAGAAGACTTTATCCCTTTGGCCAAGGAGTTACAGTTGCTGCAATTATATGTAAAGCTGGAACACTCCCGTTTTTCGGACAAGTTCGACTACGAGATCAATGTGGATCAGCACATCGATGTAGATGCTTTTCAAATACCCCCGATGCTATTACAGCCCTATATAGAAAACGCAATTTGGCACGGATTGCGATACAAGGAGGAAAAAGGAATGTTGAAAATTGTATTACGACAGCTAACAAAGGATATGGTCGAAATACGAATAGAGGACAACGGGATCGGACGAAAAAAATCTGCGGAGCTAAAGACCACCAATCAAAAAAAGCAAAAATCCAAGGGGATGGGCAACATTCAAAAGCGAATCCAAATCTTGAACGATATGTACAAAAACCGGGTAGAGGTTTCCATTTCCGATCTGAACCAAGATAGAACGGGAACCAAAGTATCCCTTAAACTTAAAAAACAATAA
- a CDS encoding LytR/AlgR family response regulator transcription factor codes for MDLRAVIVEDEANSREILRNYLSKYCEGVQVLEEAATIEEGLEQIKKHVPDLVFLDVEMPFGNAFDLLDKIPDRTFETIFVTAYNQYAMDALNHHAAYYLMKPINIDELIKAVDYVRGVKEKENALEGEVLQAKSDHVSGKITLPQQDGFQVLDVSDIYFCKADDNYTEIYLEKKKIVISKTLKYFEEALRPYSFARIHKSYLVNVSEVVRYKKGKGGSVILSNGKELSVSASKKAELLSHFK; via the coding sequence ATGGATCTACGTGCGGTAATTGTTGAGGACGAAGCCAATAGTAGGGAAATCCTTCGGAACTACTTGTCCAAGTATTGTGAGGGAGTTCAGGTCTTGGAAGAAGCGGCAACCATTGAAGAGGGGTTGGAACAAATCAAAAAACATGTCCCAGATCTGGTCTTTTTGGATGTGGAAATGCCCTTTGGTAATGCCTTTGATCTGTTGGATAAAATCCCGGACCGCACTTTCGAAACCATTTTTGTTACCGCTTATAACCAATATGCCATGGATGCCCTGAACCATCATGCCGCCTATTATTTAATGAAGCCCATAAATATAGATGAGTTGATCAAGGCGGTGGACTATGTCCGAGGGGTCAAGGAGAAGGAAAATGCCTTGGAAGGAGAAGTGCTCCAAGCAAAATCCGATCATGTTTCAGGAAAGATCACCTTGCCGCAACAAGACGGGTTCCAAGTATTGGATGTATCGGACATTTATTTTTGTAAGGCGGACGACAATTACACCGAAATTTATCTCGAAAAGAAAAAGATCGTCATCAGTAAAACCTTAAAATATTTTGAAGAAGCGCTACGGCCCTATTCCTTTGCACGTATCCACAAATCATATTTGGTCAATGTATCCGAAGTGGTGCGCTACAAAAAAGGGAAGGGGGGCAGTGTGATACTGTCCAATGGCAAGGAACTTTCTGTGTCCGCTTCCAAAAAAGCCGAACTTTTATCACATTTTAAATAA
- a CDS encoding gamma carbonic anhydrase family protein, with translation MIVQPVRGKSPEIGEDCFIAENATIVGEVTMGDQCSVWFNAVIRGDVHFIKMGNKVNVQDGAVIHCTYQKSPTTIGNNVSIGHNAIVHGCTIKDNVLVGMGSIIMDDCVVESNSIIAAGAVVTTGTHVEAGSIYAGMPAKKIKDISPELSKGEIDRIANNYVKYSSWFKED, from the coding sequence ATGATTGTACAACCCGTTAGGGGCAAATCCCCAGAAATAGGAGAAGATTGTTTTATCGCCGAAAATGCGACCATTGTGGGCGAAGTAACCATGGGAGACCAATGTAGTGTTTGGTTCAATGCGGTGATCCGTGGCGATGTCCATTTTATAAAAATGGGCAACAAGGTGAATGTGCAAGATGGGGCTGTGATCCATTGTACCTATCAAAAATCGCCGACCACAATTGGCAACAATGTTTCCATTGGCCATAATGCTATTGTGCACGGTTGTACCATAAAGGATAACGTGCTGGTGGGCATGGGCAGCATTATTATGGACGATTGCGTAGTGGAGAGTAACTCGATTATTGCTGCAGGAGCTGTGGTGACCACGGGTACACATGTGGAGGCGGGAAGCATTTATGCCGGGATGCCCGCAAAAAAAATAAAGGATATCAGCCCCGAGCTGTCCAAAGGAGAGATAGACCGAATCGCTAATAATTATGTAAAGTATTCCAGTTGGTTCAAAGAGGATTAA
- the fabD gene encoding ACP S-malonyltransferase — MNAYIFPGQGAQFVGMGLDLYENHSQAQELFERANAILGFSITDIMFEGTAEDLKQTKVTQPAIFLHSVILSKVLGESFSPDMVAGHSLGEFSALVANGTLNFEDGLKLVSQRALAMQKACEIQPSTMAAVLGLEDDVVEKICSEVEGIVVPANYNCPGQLVISGEVDAVNVACEKMKEAGARRALLLPVGGAFHSPLMEPAREELAAAIESTQFNAPSCPIYQNVTTTAVSDPEAIKKNLILQLTAPVKWTQSVQQMVKDGATSFVEVGPGKVLQGLVKKIHREAVTSSAEVS; from the coding sequence ATGAACGCATATATTTTTCCAGGACAAGGAGCACAATTTGTAGGTATGGGGCTGGACCTGTACGAAAATCATTCCCAAGCACAGGAACTTTTTGAAAGGGCCAATGCCATACTTGGGTTTTCCATAACCGACATTATGTTCGAGGGTACGGCCGAAGACCTAAAACAGACCAAGGTGACCCAGCCGGCCATATTTCTGCACTCCGTGATCCTGAGCAAAGTATTGGGCGAAAGCTTTTCCCCCGATATGGTGGCAGGCCATTCTTTGGGAGAATTTTCAGCATTGGTCGCCAATGGCACGTTAAATTTTGAGGATGGACTAAAATTAGTGTCGCAACGGGCCTTGGCCATGCAAAAAGCTTGCGAGATTCAACCCAGTACCATGGCCGCGGTTTTAGGCTTGGAAGACGATGTTGTGGAAAAAATATGTTCCGAAGTGGAAGGTATCGTGGTGCCGGCCAATTATAACTGTCCCGGCCAATTGGTAATTTCCGGAGAGGTGGATGCCGTAAATGTCGCCTGCGAAAAAATGAAGGAAGCCGGAGCAAGGAGAGCATTGTTGTTGCCGGTGGGCGGTGCGTTCCATTCGCCATTAATGGAGCCCGCAAGAGAAGAATTGGCAGCAGCCATAGAATCTACGCAATTCAATGCACCAAGTTGCCCCATTTATCAAAATGTGACCACTACGGCGGTATCCGATCCCGAAGCAATTAAAAAGAACCTCATTCTGCAGCTTACCGCACCCGTTAAGTGGACGCAAAGCGTTCAGCAAATGGTCAAGGATGGAGCAACATCCTTTGTGGAGGTAGGGCCTGGCAAGGTATTGCAGGGATTGGTGAAAAAAATACATCGAGAGGCCGTAACCAGCTCTGCTGAGGTTTCTTAA